From one Catenuloplanes nepalensis genomic stretch:
- a CDS encoding WXG100 family type VII secretion target: MPNFAVNTEETAQTSASLQADFQSLQDKLTEVRGKIDGLLANGYSTPAAQQKFQPFFEEFARGFDQVNQGLEGIGNYVRTVGEAFADTDQQLGNALG, encoded by the coding sequence ATGCCGAACTTCGCCGTCAACACCGAGGAGACCGCGCAGACGTCCGCGTCGCTGCAGGCCGACTTCCAGTCGCTGCAGGACAAGCTGACCGAGGTCCGCGGCAAGATCGACGGTCTGCTGGCCAACGGCTACTCCACCCCGGCCGCGCAGCAGAAGTTCCAGCCGTTCTTCGAGGAGTTCGCGCGCGGCTTCGACCAGGTCAATCAGGGCCTGGAGGGCATCGGCAACTACGTGCGGACCGTGGGTGAGGCGTTCGCCGACACCGACCAGCAGCTCGGCAACGCGCTCGGCTGA
- a CDS encoding carbamoyltransferase family protein: MRVLGINAIFHDPAAALIIDGRVVAAAEEERFSRRKHGKRPVPFSAWELPELSAAWCLESAGLGPADLDAVAYSFDPALTAEAESLGLHDPWDHLRVDYARRAPRFLAAALPGLDPDKVRFVPHHVAHAASAGLSVPEDSAVLVLDGRGESASHLAGVYRDGELTTLAAQRLPHSLGLLYEDLTRHLGFLHSSDEYKVMALASYGTPRHLGLFRELVHADGEGGFRVERIDWNALAETRAADGEMTADHADLAATVQARLEEVLLDLARWTYDAAGGPATLTMAGGTALNCVANARLAAEGPFQRVWVQPAAGDAGTALGAALAVARPSGPVAPFTGADLGRGWSDDELEAELRRAALPYTRPDSIAAEAARVLAGNGIVAWFQGRSEYGPRALGHRSLLAHPGDPETQTRMNDVKGREQFRPIAPMVRAERFADVFDGVYPSPYMLFVHTVKPEWKDRIPAVTHVDGTARVQTVHTETEPRVAEMLAEFERLTGLPVVINTSLNTAGRPMADTPREAMELFGSAPVDLLALGPFAVHRSSAFGTAR, translated from the coding sequence ATGCGAGTGTTGGGAATCAATGCGATCTTCCATGATCCGGCCGCCGCGCTGATCATCGACGGCCGCGTCGTCGCCGCAGCCGAGGAGGAGCGGTTCAGCCGGCGCAAGCACGGCAAGCGCCCGGTCCCGTTCTCCGCCTGGGAACTGCCCGAACTCTCCGCCGCCTGGTGCCTGGAGTCGGCCGGCCTCGGCCCGGCCGACCTCGACGCCGTCGCCTACTCGTTCGACCCCGCGCTGACCGCGGAGGCGGAGAGCCTCGGGCTGCACGACCCGTGGGACCACCTGCGCGTCGACTACGCCCGCCGGGCGCCGCGGTTCCTCGCGGCCGCACTTCCCGGACTCGACCCGGACAAGGTCCGGTTCGTGCCGCACCACGTCGCGCATGCGGCCTCCGCCGGGCTGTCCGTGCCCGAGGACAGCGCGGTGCTGGTGCTGGACGGGCGTGGCGAGAGCGCCAGCCACCTGGCCGGCGTCTACCGCGACGGCGAGCTGACCACGCTCGCGGCGCAGCGGCTGCCGCACTCGCTCGGCCTGCTCTACGAGGACCTCACCCGGCACCTCGGCTTCCTGCACTCGAGCGACGAGTACAAGGTGATGGCGCTCGCCTCCTACGGCACACCGCGCCACCTCGGACTGTTCCGCGAGCTGGTGCACGCGGACGGCGAGGGCGGCTTCCGCGTCGAGCGGATCGACTGGAACGCGCTCGCCGAGACCCGCGCCGCGGACGGTGAGATGACCGCGGACCACGCCGACCTGGCCGCCACCGTGCAGGCCCGGCTGGAGGAGGTGCTGCTCGACCTGGCCCGCTGGACGTACGACGCGGCCGGCGGCCCGGCCACGCTCACCATGGCCGGCGGCACCGCGCTCAACTGCGTCGCCAACGCGCGGCTCGCCGCGGAGGGCCCGTTCCAGCGCGTCTGGGTGCAGCCGGCCGCCGGTGACGCCGGGACCGCGCTCGGCGCCGCGCTCGCGGTCGCCCGGCCGTCCGGCCCGGTCGCGCCGTTCACCGGCGCGGACCTCGGCCGCGGCTGGTCCGACGACGAGCTGGAGGCGGAGCTGCGGCGGGCCGCGCTGCCCTACACCCGGCCGGACTCGATCGCGGCCGAGGCCGCGCGGGTGCTGGCCGGCAACGGCATCGTCGCCTGGTTCCAGGGCCGCAGCGAGTACGGCCCGCGCGCGCTCGGCCACCGCTCGCTGCTGGCCCACCCCGGCGACCCGGAGACGCAGACCCGGATGAACGACGTGAAGGGCCGCGAGCAGTTCCGGCCGATCGCGCCGATGGTCCGCGCGGAGCGGTTCGCCGACGTCTTCGACGGCGTCTACCCCAGCCCGTACATGCTGTTCGTGCACACGGTTAAGCCGGAGTGGAAGGACCGCATCCCCGCGGTCACCCACGTGGACGGCACCGCCCGCGTGCAGACCGTGCACACCGAGACCGAGCCGCGCGTCGCCGAGATGCTGGCCGAGTTCGAGCGCCTCACCGGCCTGCCCGTCGTGATCAACACGTCGCTGAACACGGCCGGCCGCCCGATGGCCGACACCCCACGCGAGGCGATGGAGCTGTTCGGCTCCGCCCCGGTCGACCTGCTCGCGCTCGGCCCGTTCGCGGTCCACCGCTCCTCCGCGTTCGGCACCGCGCGATGA
- a CDS encoding DNA topoisomerase IB has protein sequence MNKLRRSRLDKPGISRRRQGTGFSYRDANGRPIRDPATLRRIRTLVIPPAWKDVWISADPRGHVQATGTDDAGRKQYRYHDEWRTARDAKKFDRVLEAARHLPGVRARVRRDLSGGQGLNRERVLAASVRMLDLGLFRVGGEQYAARDEDPSFGLSTLRADHLTIHNGAATLCFPGKSGVEHCITISDHLVNTVLTRLKKRRHGDQRLLAYWEPDARRWTEVSAESINAYLREVSHRRMTAKDFRTWHGTVEAATALAECGQQPTEAKRRRVISRAMKHVAEALGNTPAVARASYVDPRIVEHYEQGGEIRTGSEREVRELLEQ, from the coding sequence ATGAACAAACTCCGGCGCAGCCGGCTGGACAAACCGGGCATCAGCCGCAGACGGCAGGGGACCGGATTCAGCTACCGGGACGCGAACGGCCGGCCGATCCGGGACCCGGCCACGCTGCGCCGGATCCGGACGCTGGTCATCCCGCCGGCCTGGAAGGACGTGTGGATCTCGGCGGACCCGCGCGGCCACGTGCAGGCCACCGGCACCGACGACGCGGGCCGCAAGCAGTACCGCTACCACGACGAGTGGCGGACCGCGCGGGACGCGAAGAAGTTCGACCGGGTGCTGGAGGCGGCCCGGCACCTGCCCGGCGTCCGCGCCCGGGTGCGCCGCGACCTGAGCGGTGGCCAGGGGCTCAACCGGGAACGGGTGCTGGCCGCGAGCGTGCGCATGCTGGACCTGGGCCTGTTCCGGGTCGGCGGCGAGCAGTACGCGGCGCGCGACGAGGACCCGTCGTTCGGCCTCTCCACGCTCCGCGCGGACCATCTCACCATCCACAACGGCGCGGCGACGCTCTGCTTCCCCGGCAAGTCCGGCGTCGAGCACTGCATCACGATCTCAGACCACCTGGTCAACACGGTGCTCACCCGGCTGAAGAAGCGCCGGCACGGCGACCAGCGGCTGCTCGCCTACTGGGAGCCGGACGCGCGCCGATGGACCGAGGTCTCGGCCGAGTCGATCAACGCGTACCTGCGCGAGGTCAGCCATCGCCGGATGACCGCGAAGGACTTCCGCACCTGGCACGGCACGGTCGAGGCCGCGACCGCGCTGGCCGAGTGCGGTCAGCAGCCGACCGAGGCGAAACGGCGGCGGGTGATCTCGCGCGCGATGAAGCACGTGGCGGAGGCGCTGGGCAACACGCCGGCGGTCGCCCGCGCCTCCTACGTCGACCCGCGCATCGTCGAGCACTACGAACAGGGCGGCGAGATCAGGACGGGCAGCGAGCGCGAAGTGCGAGAGCTTCTAGAGCAATGA
- a CDS encoding NUDIX domain-containing protein translates to MTEDFTATLPRKRMSTGLLFRDERGRVLLVEPSYKPYWEVPGGTVEAGESPHAAAAREIEEELGLTVTPGRLLVTDWTPPRPGRTEGMHLVFDGGPLTPAQVAAIRVPADELRGWAWCTPAEATARLPALLARRIAAASRARAEGTSVYLENGFPVA, encoded by the coding sequence ATGACCGAGGATTTCACCGCGACGCTGCCGCGCAAGCGGATGAGTACGGGCCTGCTGTTCCGGGACGAGCGGGGCCGCGTCCTGCTGGTCGAGCCGTCGTACAAGCCCTACTGGGAGGTCCCCGGCGGCACGGTCGAGGCGGGCGAGTCGCCGCACGCGGCCGCGGCGCGGGAGATCGAGGAGGAGCTCGGGCTCACCGTCACGCCCGGCCGGCTGCTGGTCACCGACTGGACGCCACCCCGGCCCGGCCGCACCGAGGGCATGCACCTGGTCTTCGACGGCGGTCCGCTCACCCCCGCGCAGGTCGCGGCGATCCGGGTGCCGGCGGACGAGCTGCGCGGCTGGGCCTGGTGCACGCCCGCGGAGGCCACCGCCCGCCTTCCGGCCCTTCTCGCCCGCCGCATCGCCGCCGCGTCCCGGGCCCGCGCCGAGGGCACGTCGGTCTACCTGGAGAACGGCTTCCCGGTGGCCTGA
- a CDS encoding acyl-CoA thioesterase: MMIDWLWATRRGPKTPAFGLHDTARTSFRVRPSDLDMARHMNNSRYLAYMDLGRFDLLRRSGALDVLKPRGWYPIVAAQTISFRRSLLPGARFLLETTILGYDDRAVYVEQRFRSGDDTAAVGIVAARIMKRSGGPVPLLEVAAALNVDISDRPAPQWVLDWAARSRATVS; encoded by the coding sequence ATGATGATCGACTGGCTGTGGGCGACCCGGCGCGGACCGAAGACGCCGGCGTTCGGCCTGCACGACACCGCGCGGACGTCGTTCCGGGTGCGACCGAGCGACCTGGACATGGCCCGGCACATGAACAACAGCCGGTACCTCGCGTACATGGACCTGGGTCGCTTCGACCTGCTGCGCCGCTCCGGAGCGCTGGACGTGCTCAAGCCGCGCGGCTGGTACCCGATCGTCGCCGCCCAGACGATCAGCTTCCGACGCTCACTGCTCCCCGGCGCACGCTTCCTGCTGGAGACGACCATCCTCGGCTACGACGACCGCGCCGTCTATGTCGAGCAGCGTTTTCGCAGCGGCGACGACACCGCGGCCGTCGGCATCGTCGCCGCCCGCATCATGAAGCGCTCCGGCGGACCGGTGCCGCTCCTCGAGGTCGCCGCCGCCCTGAACGTCGATATCAGCGACCGGCCGGCCCCGCAGTGGGTCCTCGACTGGGCTGCCCGCAGCCGCGCGACCGTCAGCTGA
- a CDS encoding aldehyde dehydrogenase family protein, producing the protein MNLVRQLIGGVWSEGGSGRNVTVSDPSTGEPVSTVPASSDADVTAAVHAARQTAPSWAGTSPADRAAALRAAADTVEAATGELAALMHAEMGKPVDEAAGSVEAGVGTLRQYAELGPVHRGHALAGNDNAIDLMAFGPRGVVAVITPWNDPVAVACGLLGAALVTGNTVVHKPSERTPATGHRLAELCAPHFPDGVLSLVNGDGPVGATLAAAEVDVVAHVGSTATGRSIAAACARTGAKALLENGGSDPLIVDAGVDPAWAAAQAATGAFANSGQICVAVERIYVHREVADAFLDALAAEAETWGGKIGPLVDTRLRDGVHAQVTAALEAGAQRRAGGGVPDGPGAFYPPTVLAGCTDEMAVMRDETFGPVAPVMVVESFDEALKRAADSPYGLAATVLTPSMSHAQRAWRELPAGTVKVNAVFGGAPGGAAHPRKSSGHGFGYGPELLDEMTATKAVHIEAPPSGW; encoded by the coding sequence ATGAATCTCGTGCGACAGCTCATTGGCGGCGTCTGGAGCGAGGGCGGCTCCGGCCGTAACGTGACCGTTTCTGATCCTTCGACCGGTGAACCGGTGAGCACCGTGCCGGCCTCCTCCGACGCGGACGTGACCGCTGCCGTCCACGCCGCGCGCCAGACCGCGCCGAGCTGGGCCGGCACGTCACCGGCGGATCGTGCCGCCGCGCTGCGAGCGGCCGCGGACACGGTGGAGGCGGCGACCGGCGAGCTGGCCGCGCTGATGCACGCGGAGATGGGGAAGCCGGTGGACGAGGCCGCCGGCTCGGTCGAGGCGGGCGTCGGCACGCTGCGGCAGTACGCGGAGCTCGGCCCGGTGCACCGCGGCCACGCGCTGGCCGGGAATGACAACGCGATCGACCTGATGGCGTTCGGCCCGCGCGGCGTGGTCGCGGTGATCACGCCGTGGAACGACCCGGTCGCGGTCGCCTGCGGGCTGCTCGGCGCCGCGCTGGTCACCGGCAACACGGTCGTGCACAAGCCCAGCGAGCGTACGCCCGCCACCGGTCACCGGCTGGCCGAACTCTGCGCACCGCACTTCCCGGACGGCGTGCTGTCGCTGGTCAACGGCGACGGCCCGGTCGGCGCCACGCTGGCCGCTGCCGAGGTGGACGTGGTCGCGCACGTCGGCTCGACCGCGACCGGCCGGTCGATCGCGGCCGCGTGCGCGCGGACCGGAGCGAAGGCGCTGCTGGAGAACGGCGGCAGCGACCCGCTGATCGTGGACGCCGGCGTCGACCCGGCCTGGGCCGCCGCGCAGGCCGCGACCGGCGCGTTCGCGAACTCGGGGCAGATCTGCGTGGCGGTCGAGCGGATCTACGTGCACCGGGAGGTGGCGGACGCGTTCCTGGACGCGCTGGCGGCGGAGGCGGAGACCTGGGGCGGGAAGATCGGGCCGCTCGTCGACACGCGGCTGCGCGACGGCGTGCACGCGCAGGTCACGGCCGCGCTGGAGGCCGGCGCGCAACGACGTGCGGGCGGCGGCGTGCCGGACGGGCCGGGCGCGTTCTACCCGCCGACCGTGCTGGCCGGGTGCACTGACGAGATGGCGGTGATGCGCGACGAGACGTTCGGCCCGGTCGCGCCCGTGATGGTGGTGGAGTCGTTCGACGAGGCGCTGAAGCGGGCCGCGGACTCACCGTACGGGCTGGCCGCGACCGTCCTGACGCCGTCGATGAGCCACGCCCAGCGCGCCTGGCGGGAGCTGCCGGCCGGCACCGTCAAGGTGAACGCGGTCTTCGGCGGCGCCCCCGGCGGCGCGGCCCACCCGCGCAAGAGCAGCGGCCACGGCTTCGGGTACGGCCCGGAGCTGCTCGACGAGATGACCGCCACCAAGGCCGTCCACATAGAGGCTCCCCCGTCCGGCTGGTAA
- a CDS encoding VOC family protein, which translates to MKILKTLTRYTVDGLDGPVELFETLSGETAIRSHNGYTDIAIVGGALFAVATDGPVAPAARAKAVFIVDDLDAAVAELTARYVGIIVPATDVPLGRRLVAEVADGELAEFMQLNAESAAALL; encoded by the coding sequence GTGAAGATCCTCAAAACCCTCACCCGGTACACCGTCGACGGCCTGGACGGGCCGGTCGAGCTGTTCGAGACGCTGAGCGGCGAGACCGCGATCCGGTCGCACAACGGATACACCGACATCGCGATCGTCGGCGGCGCCCTGTTCGCGGTCGCGACGGACGGTCCCGTCGCACCCGCGGCCCGCGCCAAGGCCGTGTTCATCGTGGACGACCTCGACGCGGCCGTGGCGGAGCTGACCGCACGATACGTCGGGATCATCGTGCCGGCCACGGACGTGCCGCTCGGCCGGCGCCTGGTGGCCGAGGTCGCGGACGGCGAGCTGGCCGAGTTCATGCAGCTCAACGCGGAATCCGCGGCGGCACTCCTCTGA
- a CDS encoding FtsK/SpoIIIE domain-containing protein, with translation MRINVSVATAGRPEPARVVVDADPHASVGSLTERLHGMLGAQPGDALFVGERPVPPERSLAEAGLDDGAALGLGTPATGAPEPGDAVELRIVGGPGAGRAYRLRPGQYRLGSGPAARIRLAAPAPEIGPDVLVRADRRVFVLGDPDAAGSRVGAGTDGDEWPAGGQLVVGANLLELATELPRRAPLTRADGELAWEFNRPPRFVPTPSGGRFRLPAEPRKPERNPIPFATLLLAPAGAALIGILATGSWRFVFIALLSPVAALLTLFGSRKRGRVSFAEQVARYQETLARVRADADAAVLEEEKLRRHGYPDPAMLARIAMQPTERLWERRRADPDFLELRAGTADVPSGVTVEDPAQDEHRRSTTPMLDEVPVPLPVARRGVVGLAGPGAPWQATWLVAQAAVLHSPADVRVCVLTDRDAETRWSWLRWLPHAKAEGDNSYAMIGSSTESVSRRIAELNVLLAARAEALAARQDLSDEPAYLVVLDGARRLRSLPGVVPLLRDGPAAGIFAVCVEPEERLLPEECRAVLHSDGSTGTLRSGSDAEVTGLRVDQPETRWYEEVARGLAPLRATGRSDDAVLPAASRLLDVLGLEPPSPEKVRTGWNLRPRSTQAVLGIGLDGEFAVDLVRDGPHALIAGTTGAGKSELLQTLVATLAVANRPDEMTFVLVDYKGGSAFAECEQLPHTVGMVTDLDTHLVERALTSLGAELRRREHMLAAHGAPDIVVYHDRRSRNASLPPLPRLVIVIDEFASMVRELPTFVTGLVNIAQRGRSLGIHLVLATQRPSGAVTPDIRANTNLRIALRTTDPSESRDIIDAPDAGELSPRTPGRAFARLSYSALLPFQAGRIGGPRPSSTVDSRAPSLDVAEISWAQLAEPPVRAATGGKRPSQDPETDLKVLVRAIRQAAADAGIDAQPSPWLPALPAVVQVSELDDPLAYGIVDLPADQRREPLRLDLDRAGHLYVLGSARSGRSQVLRTLAGVLAQAHSAAGLHLYGIDCGNGALLPMTGLPHCGAVVDRQQTERLDRMLDWFGAELTRRQARLGESGAADLAELRAALPEDERPPHIVLMLDRFEVYEREFVTFDNGRYMERLVRLLRDGAAAGVHLIVAGDKSLGAGRYAGATEDKLVLRLNDRADYSSVGVDRKAVPPEQEPGRAIRHADTAEAQVAVLGPELSGAGQAAALTAIAQTLAAPPAGRGPRRFGVLPDTLTFAEALARQPAGLKPLQAIIGVGGDELAALGPDLGDTPTFLIGGPPRSGRSTALLTIARSLLTGGTGVVVVAPRRSPLRELAGEPGVIGVIDDSAVPRADFQALLTQVTQETGAILIDDAELMAQSNIDPELLMLTRGAAGNGWGVVAAGNAESLTTTLAGWLAQARRNRTGMLLSPQSMADGEVIGVRLPRGIVGRPPQPGRGHLHLGDGSLTAVQVPRTT, from the coding sequence GTGCGAATCAATGTCAGCGTCGCCACCGCGGGGCGGCCGGAGCCGGCCCGGGTGGTGGTCGACGCGGATCCGCACGCGAGCGTCGGCAGCCTCACCGAGCGCCTGCACGGCATGCTCGGCGCGCAGCCCGGCGACGCGTTGTTCGTCGGTGAACGGCCGGTGCCGCCGGAGCGGTCGCTGGCCGAGGCGGGCCTGGACGACGGCGCCGCGCTCGGCCTCGGCACGCCCGCGACCGGCGCGCCCGAGCCCGGCGACGCGGTCGAGCTGCGGATCGTCGGCGGTCCGGGTGCCGGGCGGGCCTACCGGCTGCGGCCCGGCCAGTACCGGCTGGGCAGCGGCCCGGCCGCGCGGATCCGGCTGGCCGCGCCCGCGCCGGAGATCGGCCCGGACGTGCTGGTCCGCGCGGACCGCCGGGTCTTCGTGCTCGGCGACCCGGACGCGGCCGGCAGCCGCGTCGGTGCCGGCACGGACGGCGACGAGTGGCCGGCCGGCGGCCAGCTGGTCGTCGGCGCGAACCTGCTCGAACTCGCCACCGAGCTGCCCCGCCGCGCGCCGCTGACCCGCGCGGACGGCGAGCTGGCCTGGGAGTTCAACCGGCCGCCGCGGTTCGTGCCGACGCCGTCCGGCGGGCGGTTCCGGCTGCCGGCCGAGCCGCGCAAGCCGGAGCGCAACCCGATCCCGTTCGCCACGCTGCTGCTCGCCCCGGCCGGCGCCGCGCTGATCGGCATCCTGGCCACCGGCAGCTGGCGGTTCGTCTTCATCGCGCTGCTCTCCCCGGTCGCGGCGCTGCTCACCCTCTTCGGCAGCCGCAAGCGCGGGCGGGTCTCGTTCGCCGAGCAGGTGGCGCGGTACCAGGAGACGCTGGCCCGGGTCCGGGCGGACGCGGACGCGGCCGTGCTGGAGGAGGAGAAGCTGCGCCGGCACGGCTACCCGGACCCGGCGATGCTGGCCCGGATCGCGATGCAGCCGACCGAGCGGCTCTGGGAGCGCCGTCGCGCCGACCCGGACTTCCTGGAGCTGCGCGCGGGCACGGCCGACGTGCCGTCCGGCGTCACCGTGGAGGACCCGGCGCAGGACGAGCACCGGCGCAGCACCACGCCGATGCTGGACGAGGTGCCGGTGCCGCTGCCGGTGGCCCGCCGCGGCGTGGTCGGGCTGGCCGGTCCGGGCGCGCCGTGGCAGGCGACCTGGCTGGTCGCGCAGGCCGCGGTGCTGCACAGCCCGGCCGACGTGCGCGTCTGCGTGCTCACCGACCGGGACGCGGAGACACGCTGGTCGTGGCTGCGCTGGCTGCCGCACGCGAAGGCGGAGGGCGACAACTCGTACGCGATGATCGGCTCCTCGACGGAGTCGGTGTCCCGGCGGATCGCCGAACTGAACGTGCTGCTCGCCGCGCGCGCGGAGGCGCTCGCGGCCCGGCAGGATCTGAGCGACGAGCCCGCCTACCTGGTGGTGCTGGACGGCGCGCGGCGGCTGCGGTCGCTGCCCGGTGTCGTACCGCTGCTGCGCGACGGCCCGGCCGCTGGCATCTTCGCCGTCTGCGTCGAGCCCGAGGAGCGGCTGCTGCCGGAGGAGTGCCGCGCCGTGCTGCACAGCGACGGCTCCACCGGCACGCTGCGCTCCGGCAGCGACGCCGAGGTCACCGGCCTGCGCGTCGATCAACCCGAGACCCGCTGGTACGAGGAGGTCGCCCGCGGCCTGGCCCCGCTGCGCGCCACCGGCAGGTCGGACGACGCCGTGCTGCCGGCCGCGTCCCGGCTGCTGGACGTGCTCGGCCTGGAACCGCCGTCGCCGGAGAAGGTCCGCACCGGCTGGAACCTGCGCCCGCGCTCCACGCAGGCCGTGCTCGGCATCGGCCTGGACGGCGAGTTCGCGGTCGACCTGGTCCGGGACGGGCCGCACGCGCTGATCGCCGGCACCACCGGCGCCGGCAAGTCCGAGCTGCTGCAGACGCTGGTCGCCACGCTCGCGGTGGCGAACCGGCCGGACGAGATGACGTTCGTGCTGGTCGACTACAAGGGCGGCAGCGCGTTCGCGGAGTGCGAGCAGCTGCCGCACACGGTCGGCATGGTCACCGACCTGGACACTCACCTGGTCGAGCGCGCGCTGACCTCGCTCGGCGCGGAGCTGCGCCGCCGCGAGCACATGCTGGCCGCGCACGGCGCACCGGACATCGTGGTCTACCACGACCGCCGGTCGCGCAACGCGAGCCTGCCGCCGCTGCCCCGCCTGGTGATCGTGATCGACGAGTTCGCGTCCATGGTCCGGGAGCTGCCGACCTTCGTCACCGGCCTGGTCAACATCGCGCAGCGCGGCCGGTCGCTCGGCATCCACCTGGTGCTGGCCACGCAGCGGCCGTCCGGCGCGGTCACGCCGGACATCCGGGCGAACACGAACCTGCGCATCGCGCTGCGCACCACGGACCCGTCGGAGAGCCGGGACATCATCGACGCGCCGGACGCGGGCGAGCTGTCGCCGCGCACGCCGGGGCGCGCGTTCGCCCGGCTCAGCTACTCCGCGCTGCTGCCGTTCCAGGCCGGCCGGATCGGCGGGCCGCGGCCGTCTTCCACGGTCGATTCCCGTGCGCCGTCGCTCGATGTCGCGGAGATCAGCTGGGCGCAGCTGGCCGAGCCGCCGGTACGGGCCGCCACCGGAGGTAAACGGCCTTCACAGGATCCGGAGACCGACCTGAAGGTACTGGTCCGGGCGATCCGGCAGGCCGCCGCGGACGCCGGGATCGACGCGCAGCCGAGCCCGTGGCTGCCCGCGCTGCCGGCCGTCGTGCAGGTGTCCGAACTGGACGACCCGCTCGCGTACGGCATCGTGGACCTCCCGGCCGACCAGCGGCGCGAGCCGCTGCGCCTCGACCTGGACCGCGCCGGCCACCTCTACGTGCTCGGCTCCGCGCGCAGCGGCCGCTCCCAGGTGCTGCGCACGCTCGCCGGCGTGCTCGCTCAGGCGCACAGCGCGGCCGGCCTGCACCTCTACGGCATCGACTGCGGCAACGGCGCGCTGCTGCCGATGACCGGCCTGCCGCATTGCGGCGCGGTCGTGGACCGGCAGCAGACCGAACGGCTGGACCGGATGCTGGACTGGTTCGGTGCCGAGCTGACCCGCCGCCAGGCCCGGCTCGGCGAGAGCGGCGCGGCCGACCTCGCGGAGCTGCGCGCCGCCCTGCCCGAGGACGAGCGCCCGCCGCACATCGTGCTGATGCTGGACCGGTTCGAGGTGTACGAGCGGGAGTTCGTCACGTTCGACAACGGCCGGTACATGGAGCGCCTGGTCCGGCTGCTGCGCGACGGCGCGGCCGCGGGCGTGCACCTGATCGTCGCGGGCGACAAGTCGCTCGGCGCCGGCCGCTACGCCGGAGCCACCGAGGACAAGCTGGTGCTGCGCCTCAACGACCGGGCCGACTACTCGTCCGTGGGCGTGGACCGCAAGGCCGTGCCGCCGGAGCAGGAGCCCGGCCGGGCGATCCGGCACGCGGACACGGCCGAGGCGCAGGTCGCGGTGCTCGGCCCGGAACTGTCCGGCGCCGGCCAGGCCGCCGCGCTGACCGCGATCGCGCAGACGCTGGCCGCGCCGCCGGCCGGGCGCGGGCCGCGCCGGTTCGGCGTGCTGCCGGACACGCTCACGTTCGCGGAGGCGCTGGCCCGGCAGCCGGCCGGGCTCAAGCCGCTGCAGGCGATCATCGGCGTCGGCGGCGACGAGCTGGCCGCGCTCGGCCCGGACCTGGGCGACACACCCACGTTCCTGATCGGCGGCCCGCCACGCTCCGGCCGCAGCACCGCGCTGCTCACGATCGCGCGGTCGCTGCTGACCGGCGGCACCGGCGTGGTCGTGGTCGCGCCGCGCCGGTCCCCGCTGCGGGAGCTGGCCGGCGAACCGGGCGTGATCGGCGTGATCGACGACTCGGCCGTGCCCCGGGCGGACTTCCAGGCGCTGCTCACCCAGGTCACCCAGGAGACCGGCGCGATCCTGATCGACGACGCCGAGCTGATGGCGCAGTCGAACATCGACCCGGAGCTGCTGATGCTGACCCGCGGCGCGGCCGGGAACGGCTGGGGCGTGGTCGCGGCCGGCAACGCGGAGAGCCTGACCACCACGCTGGCCGGCTGGCTGGCGCAGGCCCGGCGGAACCGGACCGGGATGCTGCTGTCGCCGCAGTCCATGGCGGACGGCGAGGTGATCGGCGTCCGGCTGCCGCGCGGCATCGTGGGCCGGCCACCGCAGCCGGGCCGCGGCCACCTGCACCTCGGCGATGGCTCGCTGACCGCGGTCCAGGTCCCGCGCACCACCTGA